TGTGTTTTCCTGATTTCCGCTGTTTCACGGGAAATAGAGCCGAAGCCATCCGTCCACCAATCGAGCCAGGCATTTCTGTAAACCGGCAACTCTTCGGCATGATTTTCCTCAACATATTCCATAAACTCACTGGCTATGGCTAGTTTTAGTTTAGGAAATTCGTGGGTGGAGTTCCATTCTTCAACAAATTTGCAGGCGGCAGTGGAAGGTGGGGCATTATCAGTAAAATAACCTGAGAACTGGATACCTATCCGGTCGAACGGATAGCCTTTTTTTTCCAACTCTGAAATACCCCAGATCATATGGGTGAAATCGATGTCTTCTTTTTCGATGTTGTAAAAATTGCCGGTCATGTAGTGTTCACCCCTGAAAGCCAATAACCTTTCCCCGGATGGCGCTTCCCACCAGAAACAAGTGGGTATATCAAACGGCCTTATTGATCTTGTTTCGTTTATGCCCATGATAAGGTATTTTACTCCGGTATTTTTAAAATAATCGGGCATGCACCACGCTATTCCGTTTACATCGTTTTGCATGGCTGTTTTAACCTGAATTCCTGAATTTTTAATCTCTCTAAGAGGCTGTAAGAAATCGAACAGCGAATTTTCATCGGCTATTTCTGACATATTCGCGAACATGCCGGTCACTTCTATCCTCCCTTCCCGTATCCGTTTCAATAACCGCTTGATCTGTGATCCAGGCCTTGTACGGATATATTCACGGGCCACCCACGATGATTCACACGTCCACCTGAACCTGGCCTCATCCGGCAAATTATCGGTCTGGTCGCAGTAATCCAGCGCATAATCGATGTAGCGCATCTGTTCGGCAAGTATCTCGGATTGCGGGCGAGTATACCCGATATCTGTATGGGAATGCTGGACAAGGTAGATGGTCCATTTCTTCTGAGGAGGTATAAGAACAACCTTGTGTTGCATCGCATTTTCATCGTTAACCGTTGTTTCAAGGGTAATCTCTTCAGGCTTGCTTACGGCAGGAAATGTCAGCAAGAACTTATTAAACCCTTTCCTCGTGTCCGAAGCTAATAAATTTTTACCGCCGTATCGGAAAATGATTTTCCCTGCGTTTTCCGAAGTATAGCCTGCGATAACTTGCTGATAATTTTGCCCGTTTTCGCTAAAGAGGACCGGAGTATTCATGAAAATAACCTGCTCTTGCTGATTGCCCTGTGCGTAGAGTCCCTCAACAACAAAGAAGGGCAAAAGAAAATAGAACAATACTTTTCTGCAATATGTCTTATCGAAGAATTTGTAAATTGGATTCATAAGTAGATCAGTTTCTTAATTCATATACATGAGTTCAGTATCAAACACACATTGTTTTATTGTGTCTGATCCCTTGATTTGTTCCATAAGCACATCGACCGCTTTTTCCCCCATTTTTTTTATGGGTTGTTCAATGTAAATGATGGGAATATTGGCGATAGCGAAAGAGTCAATCTTATCGAAGCAGACAACTTCCATGTCTTCAGGAATTTTAATGGCATTTTTATACATATATCTCACACCGGTAATAAATACCTTCCGCGAACAGAAAAACACGGCATCAATTTTTTCCGGATAATTCTTTAGGTCATGGATAGCCAGTTTGATCTCTTCCTCCTGATCCTGATAATTGATGTTTTTAATCAGGTTGGAATCCAGTAATTTATACTTGCTCAGCGTATCTGTACATCCCCGCCGCCTTTCGGTTAAGGCATTTACATCAAAATCATAACAAACAACGGCAATCTTCTTTAACCCTTTTTTTATCAGATGCTCCGTGGCTTTTGCCGATACGTTGTAATTATCAACTATGACGTAGTTGGCTTCGAGGTTGGGATAAAAACGATCTACCTGTACCAGGGGGATGTGCCTTCTCGTAATTTTCTCAGCAATCTGCCGTCCATTATCCACGGGAACAAATATAATGCCGTCAACCTGTTTGTTCAGCAATGTAGTCACCGCATTACTGAATTCATCCAGGCTTTCATTTGTGTTCGTCGTAATCACCGTGTAACCGTATTTCTTTGCCTGTTCTTGTATGTGGAAAGTCAGGTTCCCAAAAAACTCGTTGGAAATATCCGTGACAATCACTCCTATAGTCATGGTTTTGCCGGTACTGAGGCTTCGCGCTATTTCATTGGGTTGATAGTTCATTTCTTCAGCCGTTTCTTTCACTTTCTTACTCATCTCGTCGCTTATACGACTCCCTTCCGCTTTTCCGCTCAATACCAATGAAACCGTCCCTTTCGAAACGCCTAGTTTATCAGCAATATCCTGTATGGATACTTTTTTCTTTTTTTTCATGTACCTTTATTGCTAAACCGGTTAACTAACGTTTTATAAAAAATCTTTACGAAGATAAATAAATATTGAAGTAATTCTTCCAGAATACTTTGTTTTTATATTTAATTAACATCGCAATTGTGCCTAAAATAGGCTCCTATGATACCGATAGCTTCACGACCGTTTTTTATACAACAACACCGCGGACTTATTCGCGGTGTTGTTGTATTTATGCTTTCCCCTACTTTATTACGGTAAGGTGAGCATACTGGTTCCCAATTCTGTATTCGAACGAAACGGACTGGTTTGGAGTTACGCCGGTAACCATAATCATTCCGTAATATACATCGGCTGGATTTGGACCGGTTACCGCTTTGAATATGTATACGCCCTGTCCTGAAATAGGATCCAATGTGTTGGCTGGCGTTCCACTTTCAAATGCAGCAATTGCCGTATTGGAATTATTGAGCGCGTACATTGCAGTTGTAGAAGGCACAAACTGTATGGTTTTGCCGGCAGCCAGATATGCTGAACCACCTTTAAGCATCAGGGAACCTTCAATAGCAATCAGGGCCATGGGATCGTTTGCAGGAACAGCTGCGTTTATAAGCAGGTTTCTACCTGCCGAAGAACCGCCCAGTGTGAGTGTGGCCGATTTTTTCAGGTAGAAATAGGGATCTCTTACAATAACCGTTCTTTCAATTTTTTCCTGATAACTGCCTTGTGTAGCTGTAAAGGTGTAGAACATTGTATCGTTTTCGATAACAAAGTCGGTTCCCGCAATAGGCACTAGATAAGGCTGTGTAGCGCCCGAGAAAGGAGATCCTGTTACATCAATCCAGGTCCCGTTGGTGCCGTTTTTTCTTTTTACTTCAACATTTCCAGTGAATGTGCCTTCTTTGGGGGTTACATTTACATTGAAATAGGCTACTTCAGCCGTACGGGCAACCTCAATTTCCTTACCGGACACTGTGGGTTTCGATACCGTCATGGCGTTGGTCATGTCCACTCGTTGTTTTGCATAATCGGTAGCTCCGTTAAACATAACCATGACATAATCGCCCACCCCTTTCAGGTTCGCCTGATCCCGGGTATAGGTTATAGATGCCTTCAGGTCGCTTCCGACCGTAACATCCTTTTGAGTGTTTGCCAGGGGAAGCAACTGTTTTGTTGTCCCGCCTTCGGGAGGTGTTTGTAACTGCAGCAACTCCACTTTCATCACATCGCCGGCTTTAGCTGTTGCAAATGTGGCGGTAACCGTGAAAGAGTTATCGATAGAGCTTATTCCGGTCGTTGTGGTGCTTGACACTCCGGTCCAGATAATGTTCCCATTTGCGTCAGTGGGTATTTCATATACATTGTCCTGACCACAACTGATGATGAATATGACGGCAAAAAGAGTTGAAATATATTTTTTCATACGTTTAAATTTTTCAAATTAATAAAATCATTCCCCTTTCTGTAAGGGCAGCCATTCGAAATTCTGAGTACATTTTCTGTTGTTATCCAATTCGGTACCCGAAACCGGAGACAGTAAATGTTTATTGCTAAACTCAAAGTTGAAATTTACAGGCTGGTGACCAACGAAATTTTCAATGCTGGTAAACTGGCCGCTTCCATCAACCAGTGCTTTGCGGGTACGTCTCTGGTCCCACAACATCTTGTTTTCAAATACCAGTTCGTAAGCGCGTTCACTCATGATGTCGAGCAGGGTAAGTCCTTCCGCTGAAAAACTGGGTAACCCGGCTCTTGTTCTCACTTCATTGATCCCTTTTATAATGTCATTTCCGGGAATCGATACTCCCAACCTGCTCAGGGCCCAGTTTACTTCCGTCTGCATCAGTAAAATATCGGCATACCGGTAGAGGTTGAAATTTAAGCCGGAACGAGCACTCCTCTTGATGGCGTCCTTATCGTAATATTTCTGCAGGTACCTGGTGGCAAATTTTGGTGCAGGGCTTTCGTTGGGATCGTATTTTGCAGCTTTTGTATCGCTGCTGTAAAAATATACTCTTTCCTGCATACGGATATCTGCCGGGTCGTACGAGTTCAGGTATTCCGTGCTGGGGATGAATGTCCCGGTTTCCACATCAAATACAGAAATCTGAAGGGATAAAGGTAACGTATGAACGATCAGTCCGTTATCCCTGATGCCCGATGCATACTGGATCTGAAAAATTGCTCCTCCCTGATTGTCCATTTCCGGATTGTTCAAATCACTGAAATTCCCGATCGGATACTTGCCGTAAAGAAAATCTAGCTGGGTTTTGGCTTTCTGCAACAACTCTTTTGCACTTGGGGTATTTACTGGATATTCGGTCATAGCCCAGCTCCCGGTTTCACACCATTTCTTTGTGGTGTCAGTCCTTGCTTCCTGGTAGGGATAACCGGCCATGGTCAGGTAGACATCCGCCAGTATTGCTCTGGCAACGTGTTTGGTAACCCGCCCGTCTGTTGATCGCGTATCTTGTAGATTACTTTCATTTACAGCGAATTCCAGATCGGGAACAATGATCTTGTCATAAATATTTACCAGCGACGTACGCGGCTGTTGAGCATCGTTTACATTCTGCAAAACAGTCGTATTGGCTATGACATCGCCATACAGTCTTACCAGACAGAAATAATAGAATGCGCGTAATGTGCGGACTTCACCCATATATTTTGACCGGTCGGCTTCCGGCATCTGCGTCACGCCCGGTAACATTTTTATGGCTAGGTTGGCATCCCTGACGCCTCTGTACCAGTTGTTCCATATGGTTGTAAAATATGGATGCGTTCCATCCATAATATCGGTTTCGTATTTCCAAAGGTCTGATCCCATGTATTGTGCATACGCTTTTCCAGTGGGATATTCCAAACTTCCCGGGAGGCTGCTTCCCCATACGTTACCTCCGCCTGTCCAGTCGGGCAATGCCCTGTAGGCTCCTGTTGCCAGTGCAACGCCGCCGGGGATACTTGTGATCTGTGCTTCATCTGTCAATGTGCCGGTGGGATGTTCTGCCAAAAATTCATTACAGGAAAAGAACAATATCCCGGCCATCAACGTAATGAATACGTATTTTATATTG
This portion of the Petrimonas sulfuriphila genome encodes:
- a CDS encoding LacI family DNA-binding transcriptional regulator, with translation MKKKKKVSIQDIADKLGVSKGTVSLVLSGKAEGSRISDEMSKKVKETAEEMNYQPNEIARSLSTGKTMTIGVIVTDISNEFFGNLTFHIQEQAKKYGYTVITTNTNESLDEFSNAVTTLLNKQVDGIIFVPVDNGRQIAEKITRRHIPLVQVDRFYPNLEANYVIVDNYNVSAKATEHLIKKGLKKIAVVCYDFDVNALTERRRGCTDTLSKYKLLDSNLIKNINYQDQEEEIKLAIHDLKNYPEKIDAVFFCSRKVFITGVRYMYKNAIKIPEDMEVVCFDKIDSFAIANIPIIYIEQPIKKMGEKAVDVLMEQIKGSDTIKQCVFDTELMYMN
- a CDS encoding RagB/SusD family nutrient uptake outer membrane protein, producing MKTKSTNIKYVFITLMAGILFFSCNEFLAEHPTGTLTDEAQITSIPGGVALATGAYRALPDWTGGGNVWGSSLPGSLEYPTGKAYAQYMGSDLWKYETDIMDGTHPYFTTIWNNWYRGVRDANLAIKMLPGVTQMPEADRSKYMGEVRTLRAFYYFCLVRLYGDVIANTTVLQNVNDAQQPRTSLVNIYDKIIVPDLEFAVNESNLQDTRSTDGRVTKHVARAILADVYLTMAGYPYQEARTDTTKKWCETGSWAMTEYPVNTPSAKELLQKAKTQLDFLYGKYPIGNFSDLNNPEMDNQGGAIFQIQYASGIRDNGLIVHTLPLSLQISVFDVETGTFIPSTEYLNSYDPADIRMQERVYFYSSDTKAAKYDPNESPAPKFATRYLQKYYDKDAIKRSARSGLNFNLYRYADILLMQTEVNWALSRLGVSIPGNDIIKGINEVRTRAGLPSFSAEGLTLLDIMSERAYELVFENKMLWDQRRTRKALVDGSGQFTSIENFVGHQPVNFNFEFSNKHLLSPVSGTELDNNRKCTQNFEWLPLQKGE